ttgttttttagtGTGTTCTACCTACGATCTTCTCTTGAATCCAAATATGAGCCTACCGTTTAAGCTATCGTTCAAGATCCACGCAAACACGACTTCAAGGCTTGTCATCTCATCTGCTGATCCGTAAGAATAACACGGAGGAGGcctataatctctctctctctctctctctctctctctctcacacacacacacacacacacacacacacacacacacacacacacacacacacacacccacttCGTCTGGTTGAAGTGTATCGTCTGGTTGAAGTGTAATATAGGTTGAACTAAATCACATATTGAATCTTAAATTCATAATACAtgtcttctattattttttaatattattattattaattttttataggTCTAAATGGAGTTCATAAATGGCAGCAATATTTGGGgcaattacaaagaccatttaGAGAGGAGAGAGCAGAAGCGATTTGGCAGCAGTGTTGGTAGGTTTGGGACCAAGTGACAGTGGTGATGTTGTAGACGATGGAGGTGCAGTTGCCATAGACAATAGCAGCTCTTTCAAGGAACCCCAACGGAGTGAGAGGATAAGAATTTGTAGAGTTTGGTTTGAGAAGATCCATGGTGGTTGTGTTAGGATGGAATTGGATGGTGGAGATTGACCCTGTTCTTGCCCTAGATCTGAGGGCTCAATTATGTTGGTTGCCTGCGTAACCATGAATAAAGCATATTGGTAACCATCCTTATTCGAGATAATTCAGCTCTGCGTCTAGGCGGAGTTCTTCTAATAAAACGGAGTTCTTCTAAGAAAGCGAACAACAAAAGCACCCAGTCAGAACTAGGCGTGAAAGCAACCAAGTAGAGAGGGGCAGTGGATTAGTGGAAGCGTTTGCTAAACAAATTGGACCGGATAATATCCAAAATCCGGTTAAAAAAGCGAATTCAAATTTTATACCATTCTACATGTATTCGATTCGAATTCAATCCGTTTACATACCTAATGAACTGCTTCTACTGATTTGTCCCTTGGTTTTCCTCTATCTTTCTTTCCCCGCTCTCAATCACTTCATAGGTCAGGGTTCATCAGGGTCAGCCCGGAGGTAGTAAGGTTTTGAATTTTCAGGCACGTGAGTGGAGGCCGGGCCTAGGCCCAACTAAGAAGACTCGGGTTGGGCTGAGGTTTAGAAAGCCCGGCCCAACTCGACAGGCTTGCAACCCTAGTTGGGAAAGTTATAGCGTAGCTTACACGATTTGCTCAAAGAGACTTTTCCCAAACTGGCAGTGTCGGGAACCCCCTCCCCATTAAATTGATCTTCTTTAGCTCGCGGGTGCGTTCACTCATTTCCGCTTTCTTCGTAGCTTTTCATACTCCACCCTTTCTCTTTTCAAAGCCATGGGAGATAGCCAGTACTCGTTTTCTCTCACCACTTTCAGGTACGCCTGAACAATCCTTGAACTCTTAACATGAATTCGTTTTGGTCTCTTTAGTGACGATcttcgggtttttttttttttattttgtttcattgtTTCTATACTTCTACGTAATTCTCTGAAACAGTCCTTCTGGGAAGCTCGTTCAGATCGAATATGCCTTAATGGCCGTCGGTTCTGGCCAGACATCTCTAGGGATTAAAGGTATTTCTACTCGTCCCATGTTTGATTATCTTCTGCTCTCTGCTGGCTTTCAGTTTCTGTATATTTCAATAGTTTCGGCTTAATCCCATTAAATTGTTTTGAAGGGATATAGAGTAGAACCCATCTCATTAAAATGTGTTCAGTCATGTATGGGCTTTGACAAAGTTAGGGTTACCATCCTCTATCCATCTTCCCAATGGACTGCGTTACTATGTTTGAAGGGCTATCGTGCTGTTTCTGTTTACTAATTTATTGCTGACTTAGACAAATGGTGAGAAGTAATACTatttttcaattcatttttGACTGAAATTCAACCTGATCAAATTAGGCTCACTACTGTTGTCAGTCCTGGAGGAGGTTTTTCGGGTGCTATTAGCATTGAATGAAACTTTTGTTAGGTTCAATCCATTTTTGATTGAAATACAACCTGATCAAATTACATGTGGCTTTTTGTCTTGGTCATTGCCAATGAAAAGAAAACAGCAGCAGTTCTTAATCATCATAGCTTGGTGAAACTCTATGATTGATGTTTGTTAGACTGGTTATAGATGTGTTTATTGTGCAAGTTATAACGTCTTGAGAATTATCAATATGGTATGATCATATCGGGCCTTAAAGAGAACTACAAGTAGTTAAAATGGAACTTTTATTTGAAAATGATGTGGTGCAACGGCTGAAAGGAGCTATTGGATTCCAAGGAAGTATAACATGGGTTGTGCAACTGGTGATGGCAAGGAGGCACTATCTGTTCAATTGATATCATACCTCACAAATTGTATCACAATTAATTTCCTTCATATATTATAATCAATCTAGGCCACTCTACTTCTTTTTTCCCCGATACTAAGATATGTGGAATTATGAAATTCTGATTTGaaaacttctccttctcccATCCATTGGACTTAACATATTGAGTTTTCTCCTTTCCCAGCATATCCTCATCTTCTCTGATAATCTTGTTAAATTATGGTGAGATGCGCCAATAAAATATGCTGTGTATCTCAATCTTTGTTTTTAGTGCTGTGTAAGTTATACTCCATTACTTTCTTCCTTGTGTATGAGCAGAAGCAGAAATTTTCCCGCCAAAAGTGTATAACAGCCTAGATTTGGAATGTTGGATTGTTCGGAGCTTGAATTGTACTTGAGATTTTGAAGCCATTAACTCCTTATTTTCCAATTGGTTACAATAGATAAGTACATTGTCATTAAGTGATAGTGAAGAACCGTAAACATGTGTGTCAGCCTTTATACAGAAAAAATACAAAGTGATGTGTAGACATAATTGTAATCGTCACAGTTGCAAAATGAATTTCTTGACACCTCTGAGCTCTGTTTGTTTCACATGTTCTGTCCATCAGCTGCTTTCAAACATCCAAGCATAACCATGGGAATCTTCTcccaatatctccaagaacccttCTATTATTTCATTCACAATACACAGCAAAGTGTGAGGGATTAAACGTATTCTTAACTAGCTCTAGGAGTCTGATATCTGAATATCCGGCCATTGGATAAATACATACTTCATTGCCCAATGGGGTAACCCAACCGTTACCAGACATCAGACTTAAATGATAAGACCATGCTTCCTCTGTGCTCTTGCATTTGAGAAACATATGGTGAGTAGTCTCATCCACCTTGAACTGGAGATGACATCTGCTGGCCAGTGAGAAACCTTTTCTCTTAAATTGCTCAGCAGCGACATCTGCTGGCCATTGAGAAATCTTTTCTCTTAAATTGCTCAGCAGCCAGGAACTTCTTGGCCACCCAAGTAAGGACAGCTGCTGTTGGGGAACCTTAATCTTCCACGTACATGCCATGTCCCTTACAGATGATTCATCAGCTATAAATTTATAATAAGATCTGACAGGACATAGTCTTGTATAACGAAACTTCCATCTTCTTGAGTCCTAAACTGACCAACCAATGTGTACATTTTGCAACATCTGAAAGAGCTTAGTACACTGTTCAACCTCACAATCTAGAGATTTCTTCTAAACCCTAGAGTGCAAATGGAGCCATTCTGCCAGACAAGCAGCTCATTCTCCATAACTCATTTCAAAGGTAACATGGTGTACGATCTTGGAAACCTATTGCTTGGCTTCGGTCTCTAAGCCATTCTTTAAAATTGGAAGGATCCATCCATCACCTTGAATGCATTTCTTTCCACAAGTCCTTGCAGGATCTGATTGTGTTCTTCCACACAGCCCTTCCATGACATCCACACTCAATTAGCTATTCTTACTTGCATATGATTACTTGTTTCCTTTGGGGAAGACATCATCACTAAACCTCCATAATTATATTATCAAAAGGACCTTAAAATTTACAAATGAACATCCTTGAATAAGTTGATATATCTTATGATGAATTAATTGTCTTTCAATCAGATTAGATGTTTATCCAAACATTGATGAGGTTGTGTAAATGGAACCATAAATCATCCATCGTCCAAGGGTTGTCTCATAACTTCATTCTAGCCATCATTTGCATTGCACTGCACACAATTTTGTAACATATTCCAAAGCGATACTTCAGAAGAATCGATAACAATTGTTGATAGAGTCATCCAATTCTGTGGATTCAATGCATAAACTTTAGTTCTATATGTTAGGTGCCCTAGTTTACTTTCTACTGCTTTCTTTATTTGGATTTGTCATTAATGGCATAAGTTAGAAGTTCCTTGTATCTTTCAGAGTATTTATAAAACTTTGATGGTCATTGCAGCTGCAAATGGTGTTGTTATTGCTACAGAGAAGAAATTACCATCGATCTTAGTAGATGAAATATctgtgagtaatattctgattCCAATCTATTCAAGTCTAGATTTCATGGTTTCAAGGTCCAAGGATCGGGGTCGGATCAGCTGCATTGCTTGATCCAGATTGGGATTGGCTGTCACCAATCCAGCCCATGCCAATGGAAATCGATCAGGGATTGAGCTGGGTAGGCTTATCTGGATTGGGATTCGGGCCCTTTAATTCTTGCTAGATTTTCTGTTCTACTTTTCTTTTGCatttatcatttaaaaaaaatatttttagttCTATAATTGTTTGTTTACAATAGTCTTCCTTAGAGCACTGCCttttccattttagtttttGTCTTCTAGGACTAGGCATTTGGCTTGTTTTTGTCTGTCAATTAGTAATAGTCTCATGAGTGGCAGTTGAGTTGTTGATTTGCTACAGTTTTAAGCTTTTGTTCCATTACTCTTGCATATATTCATCAAATCAAGCCCAAAAATCAGTTAGTAGTGACCTACAACAATCTACTTCAGACTTGTAAGTACCTGCAcggtcatagttgtcaaggcgtcgccttgagCCTAGCCATGAACAGGCCTGGCTTCATTTTTAATGGCCTCGTGGACTCCTGTCTCCTTCATTATTGAGTCTTTCCTGAAGCCTTGGGAGCACTAATTTTTTTCCCCAGAGAGATAAATTGCAATTTTATTAAAATGGAATAGACTGAGTACAGAGCCCATAACCAAATAGAGCAATACCAGATCCATAATGACTATGTATCATGCAACAGACAATAAGAAGCTATGTGAACCTATCTGACACTCCTAGTGGGTTCTTTTTCGTCTTCATAGTTTATATAGTATCTTGACCATCACAAATTCAATATGGTCCTGCTCCCGCTGTTAAGTACAGGAAGTCAGGAACTCGGAAAAGGGACAGGAACTCGAAAATGGATATTGGTTTTTGTATATCTTTCCTTGACCTTCGAACATTGTTTTTGATCATTAACATTTAAGATGATACATTGCATATATTTTAGATGGTCTACTGCATATGCTAAATTAacctcccctttttttccttttgattgacaaaaaaattataactttCAACCATTAACCTTGTCACACAATCTGTTTTTTTCAGCAATACATTATTCTTAGATTCTCATGTCTTTATGCCATCCCAACTGTCCTGTCCTTGGCATTATCTTTGTGTTTGTGGTGACTTTCATCTCATTTTGTGATTGTGTTTGCATCCATCCACTTCCTTGTTAACTCATTAAGCTTTTCGTTTTCGCATGATTATGCCAACCTGCATCATCTTCTATTGAATTCCCTATCTCTATCTCCCCTCTTGGGAGGCGAAAAAGAGTGTTAGTGGGACATGGTGGCAATGTGATGTTTCATTTGCTTAATTGCAGGTTCAAAAGATTCAGCTTTTGACCCCAAATATTGGAGTTGTTTACAGGTTGATTTCTATACTCCTTGCCACTAATTAATAATCAGGAGGGTCAACTCCAATGCTTATATTGATGCCATAGGTCCAAATGCACATAACATCTTGGCTGATAAGAATAAGAAATATTTGAGTTTGCAATTCACTTCAATGTTATATTCACTTATGAATGTTATCCTTTTTTGCCATATGTGTTGGCAATAGGCTCTTCGCTTTTTTAGGGAAGGAATTTGAGTATTTTTTCATTGAAGTTACAGTGCATCAGTAGTTAACATATGCCATGAACTTGTGATCAAAGTGATATATTTATGGAGTCTGTTGGTGTACCAATGTTTTTAATTACATAATATTTGCttggaaaattttccctttCCCAATTCAGCATGTTATGTTTCACCCTTAGGTATTTGGTTTGATCCCAACTCCCAAGTAAGTTGAAGCAATGGAAGAAAAAAGGCCAGATATCCTTAGATATGTCGTGAGACACTACCAAATATTGTGATGTTTCTTCCTTGCAGCTCATACACCAACTTTCTTTCTCGGCTGTGCAAATTGGTAACCGTTATGATTTTGTCAAGTGCCAAAACCCAAACAAAGGATCCACTCCTTAATAGAAGGGGGCAGGTTTACCCCATGTTTTTTTTAGTGGAGAGACATCCTCCCTTTTTGCTACTGGTGACCGAtagaagaatttgattttgagttcCCCATAGTTTGATTCCTTCCAAGTCATCATTCAGAATTATTTTAGTCTAttctaattgattttttttttcttttatcatcaCCACATCTTTCATACTAGTGGTTGCTTGATCTGCTTTTACTAGGTAATAGTTGCTTTAGGGCTGTGATTGCTGTCGTGAACGAATCAAATAAAACCCTAACTAACAatgagatagtggtaagaaGGGGTTGAACCCCAAGAGAATTGAAAGCTAAATTTACTAAAATTGGTGTGAATgttgttttgaaaatcaaattacaaaattaaGACTAAATTAACGACTAATTAACAAAACTGAGAATTTATGAAAAGAACAACCTTTAGGTTTCGAATCTCCATTGACATGATTATTTAACTCTGATGCATACTCCGGTTTATTAAAACTACAAGTCTAATGCGACCACAGAATGATAATTCCGGTTCATTCTAGGTATATCCTATCT
This Macadamia integrifolia cultivar HAES 741 unplaced genomic scaffold, SCU_Mint_v3 scaffold3539, whole genome shotgun sequence DNA region includes the following protein-coding sequences:
- the LOC122068196 gene encoding proteasome subunit alpha type-2-like → MGDSQYSFSLTTFSPSGKLVQIEYALMAVGSGQTSLGIKAANGVVIATEKKLPSILVDEISVQKIQLLTPNIGVVYRLISILLATN